The following are encoded in a window of Streptococcus pasteurianus genomic DNA:
- a CDS encoding aminotransferase class IV produces the protein MSYRPHIPNSDKEQVFISSDGYPQETSIGNIILEINGTYYTLIVEVGILDGMHRKYFIQQGEVTARYLAKTDLENANHIFLCVIAFVGFNKIDII, from the coding sequence ATAAGTTATCGCCCTCATATTCCTAATTCTGATAAGGAACAAGTTTTCATTTCTAGTGATGGCTATCCGCAAGAAACTTCAATAGGGAATATTATTTTAGAAATCAATGGGACTTATTATACTCTGATAGTTGAAGTTGGAATATTAGATGGTATGCATAGGAAGTATTTTATTCAACAAGGAGAAGTAACTGCACGCTATTTAGCAAAGACAGATTTGGAGAATGCTAACCATATTTTTCTGTGTGTAATAGCGTTCGTGGGCTTTAATAAGATAGATATTATATAA
- a CDS encoding chorismate-binding protein, protein MCLPHDDRAIFNVAIRTIQVKDDQAIYGVGGGITWNSEWESEYRETLLFCINHSPHSIF, encoded by the coding sequence ATGTGTTTGCCTCACGATGACAGAGCAATTTTTAACGTTGCTATTAGAACAATTCAGGTGAAGGATGATCAAGCAATATACGGTGTTGGTGGGGGGATTACTTGGAATAGTGAATGGGAAAGTGAGTACAGAGAAACACTGCTTTTTTGTATAAATCACAGCCCACATTCGATATTTTAA
- a CDS encoding chorismate-binding protein: MTIRPMKATIARGINDAQDFRNKHWLANDSKNRSENMMIVNLLRNDTGRILG, translated from the coding sequence TTGACAATACGTCCAATGAAAGCTACCATTGCTCGTGGGATTAATGACGCGCAAGATTTTAGAAATAAACATTGGTTAGCTAATGATAGTAAGAATCGCTCTGAAAATATGATGATTGTCAATCTTCTAAGAAATGATACGGGACGTATTTTAGGGTGA
- a CDS encoding chorismate-binding protein, giving the protein MNITMPQVWESKTDKDEYEKAISEIRQQIRQGNIYQVNYTVQLHNRINSNLFELYNRIVIEQGAKYN; this is encoded by the coding sequence ATGAATATCACAATGCCACAAGTTTGGGAATCTAAGACGGATAAAGATGAATATGAGAAAGCTATCTCAGAAATTAGACAACAAATTCGTCAGGGAAATATTTATCAAGTTAATTATACTGTACAACTTCATAATAGAATTAATTCGAATCTTTTTGAGCTTTACAATCGGATAGTGATTGAACAAGGTGCCAAATATAATTAG
- the rarD gene encoding EamA family transporter RarD produces MKKTNLGILFGLITYILWGFLSLYWKLLSGVNSYNTFSYRIIFTVLTMLVYMVLSKNKERYRGEIRQLISHKQELAMAVLASFLIALNWLTYIFAVSHQQATQASFGYYIMLLVSILLALVFLHERLSPWMTAAIIIAGIGVGILAINIGQPPLVSILLAVTFALYGLVKKNVKLSSDVAMLVESSVVAPFVLIYLLFFSKESLLDYSLLENVLLLASGIVTAIPLLLFAEAVKRAPLNIIGFIQYINPTIQLAIAVFVFHEKVGNGEVSGFIFIWIAIAIFILGQLMSLRKKSR; encoded by the coding sequence TTGAAAAAGACTAATTTGGGGATTTTGTTTGGCTTAATAACCTATATTTTGTGGGGCTTTTTATCCCTTTATTGGAAATTACTTTCAGGTGTTAATTCATATAACACCTTTTCTTATCGCATTATTTTTACTGTTTTAACAATGTTGGTTTACATGGTTTTATCCAAAAATAAGGAGCGATACCGTGGTGAAATTCGCCAACTTATCAGTCATAAGCAAGAACTTGCTATGGCTGTTTTGGCAAGTTTTTTGATTGCATTGAATTGGTTAACTTATATCTTTGCAGTTAGTCACCAGCAGGCAACACAAGCTAGTTTTGGCTATTATATTATGCTCCTTGTGTCAATATTATTAGCATTAGTTTTCCTACATGAACGATTGAGTCCATGGATGACTGCTGCGATTATCATTGCAGGCATTGGTGTGGGAATTTTAGCAATTAATATAGGGCAACCGCCTCTTGTTTCGATACTGTTAGCAGTTACCTTTGCTTTGTATGGACTGGTTAAGAAAAATGTCAAGTTATCCAGTGATGTTGCTATGTTGGTAGAAAGTAGTGTTGTCGCCCCTTTTGTGCTTATCTATTTGCTATTCTTTTCAAAAGAAAGTTTATTAGATTATAGCTTGCTAGAAAACGTGTTACTTTTAGCATCTGGCATTGTGACGGCGATTCCTTTGTTGCTGTTTGCAGAAGCGGTAAAACGTGCGCCGTTGAATATCATTGGGTTTATCCAATACATCAATCCCACAATTCAACTGGCAATAGCCGTGTTTGTTTTTCACGAAAAGGTAGGCAATGGAGAAGTTAGTGGCTTTATTTTCATCTGGATAGCGATTGCTATTTTTATCTTAGGACAGCTGATGTCGTTGCGGAAGAAAAGCAGGTAA
- the thrB gene encoding homoserine kinase, translating to MKITVPATSANVGPGFDSVGVAVSKYLTIEILELSERWEVLHDLGDVPSDETNLLITTALQVKADLQPHRIKMVSDIPLARGLGSSSSVIVAGIELANQLAHLQLSADEKLVIATKIEGHPDNVAPAIFGNLVISSYVNEKVNSAVVAFPEASFVAFIPNYELKTSDSRNVLPNEFSYKEAVAASSIANVAIAALLTGDLEKAGKAIEADLFHERFRQKLVKEFAPIKEVVHEVGAYATYLSGAGPTIMVLAPKAKEAELVERLAALALDGEVVALHVDTKGVFVEKD from the coding sequence ATGAAAATTACAGTACCAGCAACCTCTGCTAATGTTGGACCAGGCTTTGATTCGGTCGGCGTAGCGGTTTCTAAGTACTTAACGATTGAGATTTTAGAGCTTTCTGAAAGATGGGAGGTTTTACATGATTTGGGGGATGTTCCTAGTGACGAAACGAATCTTTTGATTACGACAGCTTTACAAGTGAAAGCTGACCTACAACCACATCGTATTAAAATGGTTTCAGATATCCCATTGGCACGAGGATTAGGGTCGTCTTCATCAGTTATTGTAGCTGGAATTGAGTTAGCTAATCAGCTGGCTCATTTACAGCTTTCAGCTGATGAAAAATTGGTGATTGCGACAAAAATTGAAGGGCATCCAGACAATGTTGCGCCAGCTATTTTTGGTAATCTTGTTATTTCATCTTATGTTAATGAAAAGGTCAATAGTGCCGTTGTTGCCTTTCCTGAAGCCTCTTTTGTGGCGTTCATTCCTAATTATGAATTAAAGACTAGCGATAGCCGCAATGTATTGCCAAATGAGTTTTCTTATAAGGAAGCCGTTGCTGCCTCATCAATTGCCAATGTAGCTATTGCAGCGCTTCTAACAGGTGATTTGGAAAAAGCTGGAAAAGCGATTGAAGCTGACCTTTTCCATGAACGTTTCCGCCAAAAATTAGTTAAAGAATTTGCACCGATTAAAGAAGTAGTTCACGAGGTTGGTGCCTACGCAACTTACTTATCTGGTGCAGGTCCAACGATTATGGTCTTGGCTCCAAAAGCAAAAGAAGCAGAGCTTGTTGAGCGTCTTGCAGCGCTTGCTTTGGATGGTGAAGTTGTCGCACTTCACGTTGATACTAAAGGAGTTTTTGTTGAAAAAGACTAA
- a CDS encoding homoserine dehydrogenase — translation MSIKIALLGFGTVASGVPFLLKENPSKITEAAHDTIEITKVLVKDDDERNRLLAAGNDYNFVTNIDDILSDDSIDIVIELMGRIEPARIFITKALEAGKNAVSANKDLIATHGKELIELAKDKGVAFYYEAAVAGGIPILRTLANSLTSDKVTRILGVLNGTSNFMMTKMVDEGWTYEDALKTAQDLGYAESDPTNDVEGIDAAYKAVILSQFGFGMTIDFDDVAHKGITTITPDDVAVAQELGYVIKLVGDVREVESGISAEVSPTFLPKAHPLASVNDVMNAVFVESIGIGESMYYGPGAGQKPTATSVTADIIRICRRIKDGNVGKPFNEFVRETKLANPADVKSHYYFAINTPDKKGQLLRLAEIFNSEDISFEQVLQQKANGTRARVVIITHSMSKTQLADVTAKLEAVEDFQVVNTLKVLGE, via the coding sequence ATGTCGATAAAAATTGCTTTACTCGGTTTTGGTACTGTTGCCAGTGGTGTTCCCTTCCTTTTGAAAGAAAATCCATCAAAAATTACTGAAGCAGCCCATGACACGATTGAAATCACTAAGGTTCTTGTCAAAGATGATGACGAAAGAAATCGTTTATTAGCTGCTGGAAATGATTATAATTTCGTTACAAATATTGATGACATTTTGAGTGATGATAGCATTGATATTGTTATTGAATTAATGGGACGTATTGAGCCTGCTCGTATATTTATTACAAAAGCACTTGAAGCAGGAAAGAATGCTGTTTCTGCCAATAAAGACTTGATTGCCACTCATGGTAAAGAATTAATTGAACTTGCTAAAGACAAGGGTGTTGCTTTCTATTATGAAGCAGCTGTCGCTGGTGGTATCCCAATTCTTCGTACACTTGCTAATTCGCTTACTTCTGATAAAGTTACACGTATTTTGGGTGTTCTTAATGGTACATCTAACTTTATGATGACTAAAATGGTTGACGAAGGTTGGACTTACGAAGATGCGCTTAAAACAGCTCAAGATCTTGGTTATGCTGAAAGTGACCCAACAAATGACGTCGAAGGTATCGATGCAGCCTATAAAGCTGTTATTTTAAGCCAATTTGGTTTTGGAATGACGATTGATTTTGATGATGTTGCACATAAGGGAATCACAACAATCACACCAGATGATGTTGCTGTCGCTCAAGAACTTGGCTATGTCATCAAATTGGTCGGAGATGTACGTGAAGTTGAATCAGGTATTTCAGCAGAAGTTTCACCGACTTTTTTGCCAAAAGCACATCCACTTGCTAGTGTCAACGATGTTATGAATGCTGTTTTTGTGGAGTCAATCGGTATCGGGGAATCAATGTATTATGGACCTGGTGCTGGTCAAAAACCAACAGCAACGTCTGTAACTGCTGATATTATCCGTATTTGTCGTCGTATTAAAGACGGTAATGTTGGGAAACCATTTAATGAATTTGTTCGTGAAACAAAATTGGCAAATCCCGCTGATGTGAAGAGTCACTATTACTTTGCGATTAATACCCCCGATAAAAAAGGTCAATTGCTTCGTTTAGCTGAAATTTTCAATTCTGAAGATATTTCATTTGAACAAGTGCTTCAACAAAAAGCCAATGGTACACGTGCGCGTGTGGTTATCATCACACACTCAATGAGTAAAACACAGTTGGCTGATGTAACAGCTAAATTGGAAGCAGTAGAAGATTTCCAAGTGGTTAATACACTTAAAGTATTAGGCGAATAA
- a CDS encoding polysaccharide deacetylase family protein, protein MEKRRQHQKHSNKPLAIINIILLIACIVASVFLFIALKENNFIFSTTKTERVSSSSASHTNTTTTSSASTVTSDSSSANTNENEVNWVKKDSNVSVPILMYHAIHVMAAEEASNANLIVDPTTFESHIQRLSEEGYYFLTPEEAYKVLTENVLPNDNSKIVWLTFDDSLWDFYDNAYPILQKYGAKATNNVITSTVGNSGNLSLDEMLEMKANGMSFQDHTVTHPDLSASDNATQTSEMEDSKNYLDTNLNQDTIAIAYPAGRYSDTTLQIAANLNYKLGVTTNEGIASASDGLLSLDRIRILPTTTADSLIASIS, encoded by the coding sequence ATGGAAAAACGTCGTCAACATCAAAAACATAGCAACAAGCCATTAGCTATTATAAATATTATTCTATTAATAGCCTGTATTGTCGCAAGTGTTTTTCTTTTTATAGCTTTAAAGGAGAACAACTTCATTTTTTCAACAACTAAAACCGAACGAGTGTCATCATCAAGTGCTAGCCATACAAATACTACCACGACTTCTTCTGCATCAACGGTGACAAGCGACAGCTCTTCTGCTAATACCAATGAAAACGAGGTTAACTGGGTAAAAAAGGATTCAAATGTCTCTGTTCCCATTCTTATGTATCACGCTATCCACGTTATGGCTGCGGAAGAAGCTTCAAATGCTAATCTCATCGTCGATCCGACAACATTTGAAAGCCATATTCAACGTCTTTCTGAAGAAGGTTACTACTTTTTAACACCTGAAGAAGCCTACAAAGTTTTAACAGAAAATGTGCTTCCAAACGACAATAGTAAAATTGTTTGGTTAACGTTTGATGATAGTCTTTGGGATTTTTATGACAATGCTTACCCTATCTTGCAAAAATACGGTGCAAAAGCAACAAACAATGTCATTACAAGCACTGTTGGAAATAGCGGAAATTTATCACTTGATGAAATGTTAGAAATGAAAGCAAACGGCATGTCTTTCCAAGACCACACCGTGACACATCCCGACTTATCAGCTAGTGATAACGCAACTCAGACTTCTGAAATGGAGGATTCTAAAAACTATCTCGATACCAATCTTAATCAAGATACTATCGCTATCGCCTATCCAGCTGGGCGTTATTCTGACACAACACTTCAAATTGCAGCAAACCTTAATTATAAACTCGGCGTAACGACCAACGAAGGTATTGCCAGTGCTAGCGACGGCTTATTATCATTAGACCGTATCCGTATCTTGCCGACAACAACTGCTGATAGCCTTATCGCAAGTATTAGCTAA
- the rplL gene encoding 50S ribosomal protein L7/L12 yields MALNIENIIAEIKEASILELNDLVKAIEEEFGVTAAAPVAVAAGGAADAGAAKDSFDVELTSAGDKKVAVIKAVREVTGLGLKEAKALVDGAPANVKEGVATAEAEEIKAKLEEAGASITLK; encoded by the coding sequence ATGGCATTGAACATTGAAAACATTATTGCTGAAATTAAAGAAGCTTCAATCCTTGAATTGAACGACCTTGTAAAAGCTATCGAAGAAGAATTTGGTGTAACTGCAGCTGCTCCTGTTGCTGTAGCTGCTGGTGGTGCTGCTGACGCTGGTGCTGCTAAAGACTCATTTGACGTTGAATTGACTTCAGCTGGTGACAAAAAAGTTGCTGTTATCAAAGCTGTACGTGAAGTTACAGGTCTTGGTCTTAAAGAAGCTAAAGCTCTTGTTGATGGTGCACCTGCTAACGTTAAAGAAGGCGTTGCAACTGCGGAAGCTGAAGAAATCAAAGCTAAACTTGAAGAAGCTGGAGCTTCAATTACTCTTAAATAA
- the rplJ gene encoding 50S ribosomal protein L10 produces the protein MSEAIIAKKAEQVEAVAEKMKAAASIVVVDSRGLTVEQDTVLRRNLRESGVEFKVIKNSILTRAAEKAGLGDMKDLFVGPSAVAFSNEDVVAPAKIINDFAKDAEALEIKGGAIEGSVSSKEEILALATLPNREGLLSMLLSVLQAPVRNVALAVKAVADNKEDDAA, from the coding sequence ATGAGTGAAGCAATTATTGCTAAAAAAGCTGAGCAAGTTGAAGCTGTTGCTGAAAAAATGAAAGCTGCTGCATCTATCGTTGTTGTAGATTCACGTGGTCTTACAGTTGAGCAAGATACAGTTCTTCGTCGTAATCTTCGCGAAAGCGGCGTTGAGTTCAAAGTCATCAAGAACTCAATTTTGACTCGTGCAGCTGAAAAAGCTGGTCTTGGCGATATGAAAGATCTTTTCGTTGGACCATCAGCAGTAGCCTTCTCTAACGAGGATGTTGTTGCTCCTGCTAAAATTATCAATGATTTTGCGAAAGATGCTGAAGCACTTGAAATCAAAGGTGGTGCAATCGAAGGTTCTGTTTCTTCAAAAGAAGAAATCCTTGCCCTTGCTACATTGCCAAACCGCGAAGGACTTCTTTCTATGCTCCTTTCTGTACTTCAAGCACCAGTTCGCAATGTTGCACTTGCTGTCAAAGCAGTTGCAGACAACAAAGAAGACGACGCGGCTTAA
- a CDS encoding IS30 family transposase has protein sequence MQNYYTPKSKHLTLTERRMIERWLQEGLSNREIARRLAKAPQTIHNEVKRGQVRQQVRKGKFEVIYSADFAQKAYQNNRKRSVKQVSLTKGLKEKITHYIEQKYSPEMMIKSKGIPVPISTIYYWIHHGHLGLTKADMLYPRQEKAKKKHASPNFKPAGKSIEERPESINKRENIGDFEIDTVIQTRAKNECLLTLTDRKSRYQIIRLIPDKSAFSVNQALKAILKDYQMNSITADNGAEFSRLAEVFDPTHIYYAHPYSSWERGTNENHNRLIRRWLPKGSKNATQQQVAFIENWINNYPKKLFNYKSPKEFLQTG, from the coding sequence ATGCAAAACTATTATACACCAAAAAGTAAACATTTAACACTAACTGAACGTAGAATGATTGAACGTTGGCTTCAAGAAGGGCTCTCAAACCGTGAAATCGCTAGGAGATTAGCTAAAGCTCCTCAAACCATTCACAACGAAGTCAAACGTGGTCAGGTTAGACAACAAGTGCGTAAAGGAAAATTTGAAGTGATCTACTCAGCTGATTTTGCTCAAAAAGCCTATCAAAACAATCGCAAACGTTCTGTTAAACAAGTCTCCCTAACCAAGGGACTCAAAGAAAAGATAACTCACTACATCGAACAGAAATACTCTCCCGAGATGATGATAAAGTCAAAAGGGATACCTGTTCCCATCTCTACCATTTACTACTGGATTCATCATGGACACTTAGGATTGACCAAGGCTGATATGCTTTATCCTCGACAAGAGAAAGCTAAGAAAAAGCATGCTAGTCCCAATTTTAAGCCAGCTGGAAAGTCTATTGAGGAACGACCAGAAAGCATTAATAAGCGTGAGAATATCGGTGATTTTGAAATTGATACAGTTATTCAAACACGGGCAAAAAACGAGTGTCTGTTGACTCTAACCGATAGAAAGAGTCGTTATCAAATCATTCGACTCATTCCCGATAAGTCCGCGTTTTCAGTCAATCAAGCTCTGAAAGCAATCCTCAAGGATTATCAAATGAACTCTATCACAGCTGATAACGGGGCTGAGTTCAGTCGTTTAGCAGAAGTTTTTGACCCTACTCATATCTACTATGCCCACCCGTATTCTTCTTGGGAGCGTGGTACTAATGAGAATCATAATAGACTCATCCGGCGTTGGTTGCCTAAGGGAAGCAAAAATGCGACTCAACAACAAGTCGCATTTATTGAAAACTGGATTAACAACTATCCAAAGAAACTATTCAATTATAAATCTCCTAAAGAGTTTTTACAGACTGGCTAA
- a CDS encoding AAA family ATPase — translation MANNNFYGRNPFGNMDDIFNELMSNMGGYNSENRRYLINGREVTPEEFAQYRQTGNLPGNAEYQEGAPSSAPKEDGILAKLGTNLTERARANELDPVIGRNKEIQETAEILSRRTKNNPVLVGDAGVGKTAVVEGLAQAIVNGDVPAAIKNKEIISIDISGLEAGTQYRGAFEENIQNLVKEVKDAGNIILFFDEIHQILGAGSTGGDSGSKGLADILKPALSRGELTVIGATTQDEYRNTILKNAALARRFNEVKVNAPSAQDSFNILMGIRDLYEKHHNVILPDNVLKAAVDFSIQYIPQRSLPDKAIDLIDMTAAHLAAQHPATDVKSLEKEIADQKEKQENAVAKEDYEAALNAKVRIEELQKQIDNHTEGQKVTATVNDVAESVERLTGVPVSNMGASDIERLKELASRLKGKVIGQDEAVEAVSRAIRRNRAGFDEGNRPIGSFLFVGPTGVGKTELAKQLALDMFGSKDAIIRLDMSEYSDRTAVSKLIGTTAGYVGYDDNSNTLTERVRRNPYSIILLDEIEKADPQVITLLLQVLDDGRLTDGQGNTINFKNTVIIATSNAGFGNEALTGQDDKDKKIMDRIAPYFRPEFLNRFNGIIEFSHLTKEDLNDIVDLMLDEVSKTIAKKGIDLVVSDAAKQHLIEEGYDEAMGVRPLRRVIEQEIRDKITDFYLDHTEVRHLKADMVDGELVISEK, via the coding sequence ATGGCAAATAATAATTTTTACGGAAGAAATCCTTTTGGAAATATGGATGATATTTTTAACGAACTTATGAGTAACATGGGCGGGTACAATTCAGAAAACAGACGCTATTTGATTAATGGGCGCGAAGTTACTCCTGAAGAATTTGCACAATATCGCCAAACAGGTAACCTCCCTGGAAACGCGGAATACCAAGAAGGGGCGCCTAGTTCTGCTCCTAAAGAAGATGGTATCTTGGCAAAATTAGGAACAAACTTGACCGAACGCGCACGCGCTAACGAACTCGACCCTGTTATTGGACGTAACAAAGAAATCCAAGAAACTGCTGAAATCTTGTCACGTCGTACTAAAAACAATCCTGTCCTTGTTGGGGATGCAGGTGTTGGTAAAACAGCCGTTGTCGAAGGCTTAGCGCAAGCTATTGTCAATGGTGATGTGCCAGCAGCTATCAAAAATAAAGAAATTATTTCTATTGATATTTCTGGTCTTGAAGCTGGCACACAATATCGTGGTGCTTTTGAAGAAAATATCCAAAACCTTGTCAAAGAAGTTAAAGACGCTGGTAATATCATTCTCTTCTTTGATGAAATCCACCAAATTTTAGGCGCAGGGTCAACTGGTGGCGACTCTGGTTCGAAAGGCTTAGCTGACATTCTCAAACCTGCACTTTCTCGTGGTGAATTGACCGTTATCGGTGCAACAACTCAAGACGAGTATCGTAATACTATTTTGAAAAATGCTGCGCTCGCTCGCCGTTTCAACGAAGTTAAAGTAAATGCTCCTTCTGCTCAAGATAGCTTTAACATTTTAATGGGAATTCGTGATTTATATGAAAAACACCACAACGTTATTCTCCCCGATAATGTGTTAAAAGCCGCTGTTGATTTTTCAATTCAATATATCCCACAACGTAGTTTACCAGATAAAGCTATTGACTTGATTGATATGACTGCTGCTCATTTGGCTGCTCAACACCCTGCAACTGATGTCAAATCTCTTGAAAAGGAAATTGCAGACCAAAAAGAAAAACAAGAAAATGCTGTGGCTAAAGAAGATTATGAAGCAGCTCTCAATGCCAAGGTTCGTATCGAAGAATTGCAAAAACAAATTGACAACCATACGGAAGGGCAAAAAGTTACAGCTACCGTTAATGATGTGGCAGAATCTGTCGAACGATTAACTGGTGTTCCCGTGTCAAATATGGGAGCAAGTGATATTGAACGCTTGAAAGAATTAGCTAGCCGTTTGAAAGGTAAAGTCATAGGACAAGATGAGGCTGTTGAAGCCGTCTCACGTGCCATTCGTCGTAACCGTGCTGGCTTTGACGAAGGTAATCGACCAATTGGTAGTTTCCTCTTTGTCGGTCCTACTGGCGTTGGTAAGACAGAGCTTGCTAAACAATTAGCCCTTGATATGTTTGGCTCAAAAGATGCTATTATCCGCCTTGATATGTCTGAATACTCTGATCGCACAGCCGTTTCTAAATTAATCGGTACAACTGCTGGCTATGTTGGCTACGACGACAATAGCAACACGCTTACTGAACGTGTTCGTCGTAACCCATACTCAATTATTCTTCTTGATGAAATTGAAAAAGCTGACCCTCAAGTCATCACACTTCTTCTCCAAGTTTTGGATGATGGTCGTTTGACAGACGGTCAAGGTAATACGATTAACTTTAAAAATACCGTCATCATTGCTACCTCTAATGCCGGATTTGGCAATGAAGCTTTGACTGGTCAAGATGATAAAGACAAGAAAATTATGGATCGTATCGCCCCATACTTCCGCCCTGAATTTCTTAACCGTTTCAACGGCATTATTGAATTCTCTCACTTGACTAAAGAAGATTTGAACGACATTGTTGACTTAATGCTTGACGAAGTTAGCAAGACTATTGCCAAGAAAGGCATTGATTTGGTGGTTAGTGATGCTGCTAAACAACACCTTATCGAAGAAGGTTATGATGAAGCCATGGGTGTTCGACCACTCCGCCGTGTCATTGAACAAGAAATCCGCGATAAAATCACTGATTTCTATCTCGATCACACAGAGGTTAGACACCTTAAAGCTGACATGGTTGACGGAGAACTAGTCATCAGCGAAAAATAA
- a CDS encoding endonuclease III domain-containing protein encodes MQLTLYNLYQKMLTHMGATNWWPADSKQQIIIEAILIQNTTELNATRASQLIRAASNYDLQVLVNIPKENLEELVRPAGFMKNKSKAIQEVASWYLAHEENPAKIVQQYGSSLRKVLLSLHGVGPETADVLMAYIFDQPQFIADKYARTLFTQLGINDLTDYKSLAILLAELPQPFTFADAQEFHGLIDEFGKQYFHPVEDFQKSFLAGDQLILK; translated from the coding sequence ATGCAACTCACACTTTATAATCTTTATCAAAAAATGCTAACACATATGGGAGCAACGAATTGGTGGCCTGCTGATTCCAAGCAACAAATCATCATTGAGGCTATTCTCATTCAAAATACGACTGAATTAAACGCTACTAGGGCTTCACAACTTATCAGAGCAGCTAGCAACTACGATTTGCAAGTGCTGGTGAATATACCTAAAGAAAACTTAGAAGAACTTGTCCGCCCTGCTGGTTTTATGAAAAATAAAAGCAAGGCTATTCAAGAAGTAGCTAGTTGGTATTTGGCGCATGAGGAAAATCCCGCAAAGATTGTTCAACAATATGGTAGCTCACTGCGAAAAGTCTTATTGTCTTTGCACGGTGTTGGACCAGAAACTGCTGATGTTCTCATGGCTTATATCTTTGACCAGCCGCAATTTATCGCTGATAAATACGCTCGTACATTATTTACACAATTAGGAATTAATGATTTAACTGACTATAAAAGCTTAGCAATATTGCTTGCAGAACTTCCGCAACCATTTACCTTTGCGGATGCACAAGAATTCCACGGATTAATTGATGAGTTTGGCAAACAATATTTTCATCCTGTCGAGGACTTTCAGAAAAGTTTTCTGGCAGGCGACCAGTTGATTTTGAAATAA
- a CDS encoding YoaK family protein: MPQNSRFEAILLGFLGGALDVYCQIQFDTLVATQTGNILFLIADISHSPLQQTLIRLFSVLFFSIGFMFGLHVRANAKTAFWRVYALLPLLIVTMILPLLPDIRLLWVVLLALATGLLTLTFSGSQIESHAYSILMTSGNYRKMITAWHQYFNADEKTCAMKRQAINYSLVVISFVIGAITTAILYHFTHEKTIWIVTLNLACIIYHYSSVVVRYRLQACNI; the protein is encoded by the coding sequence ATGCCTCAAAACAGTCGCTTTGAGGCCATTTTACTTGGCTTTTTGGGAGGCGCTTTAGATGTCTATTGTCAAATACAATTCGACACCTTGGTCGCAACTCAGACTGGTAATATTCTTTTTCTAATCGCCGATATTAGTCATAGTCCATTGCAGCAAACGCTGATTCGCTTGTTTTCTGTTCTTTTCTTCTCGATTGGTTTCATGTTTGGTTTGCATGTGCGTGCCAATGCCAAAACAGCATTTTGGAGAGTTTATGCTCTGCTACCGTTGTTGATTGTCACAATGATTTTGCCACTATTGCCAGATATTCGTTTACTTTGGGTTGTCTTGCTGGCACTAGCAACTGGGCTATTAACCTTGACATTTTCAGGTAGTCAGATTGAATCACACGCTTATTCTATTCTGATGACGTCTGGGAATTACCGTAAAATGATAACAGCTTGGCATCAGTATTTTAATGCCGATGAAAAAACGTGTGCTATGAAGCGCCAAGCTATCAATTACTCCCTTGTTGTTATTAGTTTTGTCATCGGCGCTATCACGACAGCTATTTTATATCATTTTACACATGAAAAAACTATCTGGATAGTAACGCTAAATCTCGCTTGCATTATCTACCATTATTCAAGTGTCGTTGTCCGCTATCGTTTGCAAGCTTGTAATATTTGA